The Thermonema lapsum genome window below encodes:
- the csm5 gene encoding type III-A CRISPR-associated RAMP protein Csm5, with translation MKVKLRVLTPVHIGSGRDYQPFDYFVYQDKVYFQTETLVQRFLKEEAPNLIEAYVKHVEKYAQKLTSSSDNKAQSKLRRESSFAAFLQEQDPNLKRKFAKCLEGWGRQGVPLRDHGYPEQEIKAHQKINGQLYIPATSLKGAIRTALLFDFLTRRADRETLEKSIQGALQEAKKREVKKEKIDAGIEYMAFYAGVGKEQKISYKDEKFDVLKFLRLSDPIADQQQPPEFMVDKVKICILKKGKIEIQEQTSWAEVITRGSCFYFELDIDMEAMAVLRKRWDAKNDQIVSEKEGILWKDIAKKMRYAFDFDWKEFNPDAEEGMQEARKKILTHIWNAIRQFSAAQLGRDSQWLKTLEPHAQSNRKLFEGLKKSNEELIQQSKKACILHVGYATGFHGTTAFLAFQEIKDYIRLLEHYKIGLPPKSEPKSGYMNPEDFPKSRRILTSAQATPMGWIELILDEEEEIEPISEEKPQATEVKSQQPEETQQSPTIYTGKIKQGAVVPAVVEEPGKPNKVRLLIEYEHYQGELVPMSGYSAELEKGTYCEVSINQLDKKKQIVQVGYKKIKKM, from the coding sequence ATGAAAGTAAAACTACGTGTATTGACCCCCGTACATATCGGCTCTGGGCGTGATTATCAGCCTTTCGATTACTTTGTTTACCAAGATAAGGTCTATTTTCAGACGGAGACTCTTGTACAGCGCTTTTTGAAAGAAGAAGCGCCCAATTTGATAGAAGCTTACGTGAAGCATGTAGAGAAGTATGCCCAAAAGCTGACTTCATCTTCTGATAATAAGGCGCAGAGCAAACTGCGTAGAGAGAGCTCTTTTGCTGCCTTCTTGCAGGAACAAGACCCCAACCTGAAACGAAAGTTCGCCAAATGCCTCGAAGGATGGGGGCGACAAGGGGTGCCCTTGCGTGACCATGGCTACCCCGAACAGGAAATCAAGGCGCATCAAAAAATCAACGGACAGCTTTATATCCCAGCTACTTCTTTGAAGGGTGCCATCCGCACTGCGCTTTTGTTCGATTTTCTCACCCGCCGCGCCGATAGAGAGACCTTAGAGAAGTCCATTCAAGGGGCTTTGCAAGAAGCCAAGAAAAGAGAAGTGAAAAAAGAAAAAATAGATGCAGGCATAGAGTATATGGCATTTTATGCAGGTGTGGGAAAAGAACAAAAAATCAGTTACAAAGATGAAAAGTTTGACGTGCTGAAATTTTTGCGCCTGAGCGACCCCATAGCTGACCAGCAGCAGCCACCGGAATTTATGGTCGATAAGGTCAAAATCTGCATCCTCAAAAAAGGAAAAATAGAAATACAAGAACAAACCTCATGGGCAGAAGTGATAACCCGAGGGAGTTGTTTTTACTTTGAGCTGGACATCGACATGGAGGCAATGGCTGTCTTGCGTAAGCGCTGGGACGCTAAAAATGACCAAATTGTCAGTGAAAAAGAGGGCATTCTATGGAAAGATATTGCCAAAAAGATGCGCTATGCTTTCGATTTCGATTGGAAAGAATTTAATCCTGACGCTGAAGAAGGCATGCAGGAAGCCCGGAAAAAAATACTGACCCATATATGGAATGCCATTCGCCAGTTCTCGGCTGCACAGCTTGGGCGCGATAGCCAGTGGCTCAAGACCCTTGAGCCTCATGCTCAATCGAATCGGAAGCTATTCGAAGGACTGAAAAAAAGCAACGAAGAACTCATACAGCAATCAAAGAAAGCTTGTATTCTGCATGTAGGCTATGCCACCGGCTTCCATGGCACTACTGCTTTTCTGGCATTTCAGGAAATAAAAGATTACATCCGCTTATTAGAGCACTATAAAATAGGCTTGCCACCCAAATCAGAGCCCAAAAGCGGTTATATGAACCCGGAGGACTTTCCCAAGAGTCGTCGTATTTTGACTTCTGCACAAGCTACCCCCATGGGTTGGATAGAACTAATTCTGGACGAAGAGGAAGAGATAGAACCAATTTCGGAGGAAAAGCCGCAGGCAACAGAAGTAAAGTCGCAACAACCAGAAGAAACACAGCAATCCCCCACGATTTACACCGGCAAGATAAAACAAGGAGCAGTGGTGCCTGCAGTGGTGGAAGAGCCCGGCAAGCCCAACAAAGTGCGCCTACTGATTGAATACGAGCACTATCAAGGGGAACTTGTGCCTATGAGCGGCTACAGCGCCGAACTCGAAAAAGGCACCTACTGCGAAGTATCTATCAATCAACTGGACAAGAAGAAGCAAATTGTTCAAGTAGGATACAAAAAAATCAAAAAAATGTAA
- the csm4 gene encoding type III-A CRISPR-associated RAMP protein Csm4 translates to MTKLKAIRLRSESAFRTDLRSDTLWGLICWGIRMVYGNERLERFLDAYKQQGQPPLLLSSAFPCVKDKNGGFEYFLPNPLFLPQAEGMRKGGSIEERKAEATERKKLKKVKWLPKRHFEKLLAAPNKLEALRSIVKELEQAEDYLSVRIVSEEHVHIGVNRLTGGTKMKSGAGLVFYVEEKQVIAEKRREGKVLPLEAGLYFLYTTSDPYIEEMMLGALHFMAHIGLGGNRSIGKGKFTVLPPEPFELQQPAQANAQVTLSLCCPTTEEVKQMQAHAAITAYELEVRQGKAGFLYNATKDGVVCLKEGSVLPFKSDGTCYGALTKVKPLSKLKVPVPHDLFHYGFALSVPAYYS, encoded by the coding sequence ATGACCAAACTGAAAGCAATACGCTTGCGTTCGGAGAGCGCCTTCCGCACCGACCTACGGTCTGATACCCTGTGGGGCTTGATTTGCTGGGGCATACGGATGGTGTATGGCAATGAGCGTCTCGAACGCTTCTTGGATGCTTATAAACAGCAGGGGCAGCCTCCGCTGTTGCTTAGCTCGGCTTTCCCCTGTGTGAAAGATAAAAACGGAGGCTTCGAGTACTTCCTGCCCAACCCTTTGTTTTTACCGCAGGCAGAAGGCATGCGCAAAGGAGGCTCCATAGAAGAGCGCAAAGCAGAAGCCACCGAGCGCAAAAAGCTGAAAAAAGTAAAATGGCTACCTAAGCGTCATTTCGAAAAGCTGCTGGCAGCCCCTAATAAACTCGAGGCATTGCGGAGTATCGTCAAAGAGCTTGAACAGGCAGAAGATTACCTTTCAGTGCGCATCGTTTCCGAAGAACATGTGCACATAGGCGTGAACCGTTTGACCGGAGGTACCAAGATGAAATCGGGAGCCGGTTTGGTCTTCTATGTCGAAGAAAAGCAGGTGATAGCTGAAAAACGGCGTGAAGGCAAAGTGCTGCCGCTCGAAGCCGGCTTGTATTTCCTTTACACTACTTCTGACCCCTACATCGAAGAGATGATGCTGGGCGCTTTGCACTTTATGGCGCACATCGGCTTAGGTGGCAACCGCAGCATAGGCAAAGGCAAGTTTACAGTGCTACCGCCCGAGCCTTTCGAATTGCAGCAGCCTGCACAAGCCAATGCGCAGGTTACTTTGAGTCTGTGCTGCCCTACCACAGAAGAAGTGAAGCAGATGCAAGCCCACGCAGCAATTACAGCTTATGAGCTGGAAGTGCGGCAAGGTAAGGCTGGCTTTCTTTACAATGCTACTAAAGATGGAGTCGTATGCCTAAAAGAGGGCAGTGTACTGCCTTTCAAGTCGGACGGCACTTGTTATGGCGCTCTCACCAAGGTAAAACCCTTGTCTAAGTTGAAAGTTCCAGTTCCTCACGACCTTTTTCATTATGGTTTTGCTCTTAGCGTTCCTGCCTATTACTCATAA
- the csm3 gene encoding type III-A CRISPR-associated RAMP protein Csm3 has product MSNTSQYPQLVANIILRGKIKVETGLHIGGSKEKLEIGGVDSPVVRDPRTRYPYLPGSSIKGKMRSLLEYFLGVVDKDGKVSTAEEVVRIFGKSADEEQETGPTRLVVRDAMPDEATVEMWKNLDSELLYTEYKAENTLNRLTSAANPRFIERVVPGSTFNLEMVFTVLLMEENDLEKIKTEDLKRLCIALKLLENNYLGKSGSRGYGKVKLLFAPPVVLSREDYEKGAKDKFEALQKSLGIKDCENTTSNIYEKIIEQLS; this is encoded by the coding sequence ATGAGCAATACCTCTCAATATCCGCAGTTGGTTGCCAATATCATTTTACGTGGCAAGATAAAAGTCGAGACCGGTTTGCACATTGGCGGCTCAAAAGAGAAGCTCGAAATCGGTGGGGTGGACTCGCCCGTAGTGCGTGACCCCCGCACCCGCTATCCTTATCTGCCCGGCAGTTCTATCAAAGGCAAAATGCGTAGCCTGCTGGAGTACTTTTTGGGTGTGGTAGATAAGGATGGCAAGGTATCGACTGCCGAAGAGGTGGTGCGCATCTTTGGCAAAAGTGCTGATGAAGAACAAGAGACAGGTCCTACTCGTCTGGTGGTGCGCGACGCCATGCCCGACGAAGCAACCGTAGAGATGTGGAAAAACCTCGATAGCGAATTGCTTTATACCGAATACAAAGCGGAAAACACGCTCAACCGCTTGACGTCGGCTGCCAACCCCCGTTTTATTGAACGCGTGGTGCCGGGCTCTACCTTCAATCTCGAAATGGTCTTTACTGTCCTTCTTATGGAGGAAAACGACTTAGAAAAAATCAAGACAGAAGACCTCAAGCGCTTGTGTATCGCCTTAAAGTTGCTCGAAAACAACTATTTGGGCAAATCGGGCAGCCGGGGATACGGCAAGGTGAAGTTGCTTTTTGCCCCCCCAGTGGTTCTTTCGAGAGAAGACTATGAAAAGGGAGCAAAAGATAAGTTCGAAGCATTACAGAAAAGTCTTGGTATCAAAGATTGCGAAAATACTACCAGCAACATCTACGAAAAAATTATTGAACAACTATCCTAA
- the csm2 gene encoding type III-A CRISPR-associated protein Csm2, with protein MASYKNTQNSSKGGNKKPPLKLPSGPIDQWKEEALIECSEELAKRSKDVKTNQLRNFFSAVLRIKTDFAASGKYEDVHLALLMLKPKLAYAAGRNEDVGNFADDMREVVEATLKAGNEEGLKRFFLFVESVVAYHKCYGSDN; from the coding sequence ATGGCAAGCTATAAAAACACACAAAACTCGTCTAAGGGAGGCAATAAAAAACCGCCTTTAAAACTCCCCTCAGGTCCCATCGACCAATGGAAGGAAGAAGCGCTCATCGAATGTAGCGAAGAGCTGGCAAAGCGCAGCAAGGATGTAAAAACCAATCAGTTACGCAACTTCTTCAGCGCTGTGTTGCGCATCAAAACCGACTTTGCAGCCAGTGGAAAATATGAGGATGTGCACCTGGCGCTACTGATGCTCAAACCCAAACTTGCCTATGCTGCTGGTAGGAATGAAGATGTGGGGAACTTTGCCGATGACATGAGAGAGGTAGTAGAGGCAACTTTAAAAGCTGGCAATGAAGAAGGACTCAAGCGCTTTTTCCTCTTTGTAGAGTCGGTGGTGGCTTACCACAAATGTTATGGAAGTGACAATTAA
- the cas10 gene encoding type III-A CRISPR-associated protein Cas10/Csm1 codes for MASEYLHILWQGIYDVLRMEKNAEEAQALLSNSVEGCGLQLPTNLENQHISIKQDACLRSIFKHVKLNHGLLSEKKFAYLPMPLYTWSELERVHGKEKAASPYFPLEESEAKQKAPDCYKELIKHLAAELEKMKSLRSEEAYKTVLFELCKKYMFRLPARHTIQEGAEYISLFDEVRVAAAKQAIATQQNTTPAQARYVLLKGDFKGIQDFIYGEVSQEEAGEAKGTARNLRARSFLVSFLTDYFAGYILEKLGLEAANLLYAGGGHFLLLASLLPEGKSIEEIEQEINELLKQFGSATFLLAATEPLSEQDLDQHFSSRMQELGFALQRKKAQAHLQYLPDILESLKKRKGYSPSFMEKLGRELPYLDALIELRFDKNSLSENEKKTLKEEALFHLETKTDTRYFFPYSIDRKEVNKPPIWEKKQAYRVIYLNYPKPTAYIPYDNERTGSYTYRLFGTYAPSKKEKDGHVRTLDFSELAALSYNESESLSYPLLGVLRLDVDNLGALFEIGLGEKASVLHTASLSRELAFFFSHYINYLAEQFQIYVLYAGGDDAFVVGSWYNILHFADELRQRFSAFCVENKNLTFSAGIFFCHDHFPVPKFAELAAEAEEAAKGMYALRQKNCHTNAKNAVSVFGVVMGWGLYSQMLKFAGTLLKHTATQEEGDTKEGKISRSMVHRILRIIKVSFKNQQEVDVMELRRSMVGLHYWFARRGYTHEVIEKAELEVVKEVIKVILQAFSEKPASPKDMLLRAYILPTSYVLIKTRKLKN; via the coding sequence ATGGCATCGGAATACCTACACATTCTCTGGCAGGGCATTTATGATGTCTTGCGCATGGAAAAGAACGCTGAGGAGGCGCAAGCCTTATTAAGCAACTCCGTAGAGGGTTGTGGCTTACAGCTCCCCACCAACCTCGAAAACCAGCACATCAGCATAAAGCAGGATGCTTGTTTACGCTCTATTTTCAAGCATGTGAAACTAAACCATGGGCTGTTGAGCGAGAAGAAGTTTGCTTATTTGCCCATGCCCCTGTACACGTGGAGTGAGCTGGAAAGAGTGCATGGGAAAGAAAAGGCGGCATCCCCTTATTTCCCTCTTGAAGAAAGCGAAGCCAAGCAAAAAGCCCCTGATTGTTACAAAGAGTTAATCAAACACTTGGCAGCCGAGCTGGAAAAGATGAAGTCCTTGCGCAGCGAGGAGGCATACAAAACGGTGCTCTTTGAGCTGTGCAAAAAGTACATGTTTCGTTTGCCTGCACGCCACACCATACAGGAAGGCGCAGAATACATCAGTCTGTTTGATGAAGTGCGCGTAGCTGCCGCTAAACAAGCGATTGCTACCCAACAAAATACCACGCCCGCACAAGCCCGCTATGTGCTGCTGAAAGGCGACTTCAAGGGCATTCAGGATTTTATTTACGGCGAGGTGTCGCAAGAAGAAGCTGGCGAAGCCAAAGGCACGGCACGCAACCTGCGCGCCCGCTCTTTCTTGGTGAGTTTTCTTACCGACTATTTTGCTGGTTATATTCTTGAGAAGTTGGGTTTGGAAGCCGCCAACCTGCTCTATGCCGGCGGTGGGCACTTCCTCTTGTTGGCAAGCTTGTTGCCCGAAGGGAAAAGCATAGAAGAGATAGAGCAGGAAATCAACGAATTGTTGAAGCAGTTTGGAAGCGCCACTTTCTTGCTGGCTGCCACAGAGCCTCTCTCGGAACAAGACCTCGACCAACACTTTAGCTCTCGGATGCAAGAGTTAGGTTTTGCTCTGCAACGCAAAAAAGCACAAGCCCACTTGCAGTATCTGCCCGACATACTGGAGTCTTTGAAAAAGCGCAAAGGGTATTCTCCATCATTCATGGAAAAATTAGGCAGAGAGCTGCCTTACCTCGATGCGCTCATTGAGCTGCGCTTTGATAAGAATAGCTTAAGTGAAAACGAGAAAAAGACCTTGAAGGAAGAAGCATTATTTCACTTAGAAACAAAAACGGACACGCGCTACTTTTTCCCCTATTCCATAGACCGTAAGGAAGTAAATAAGCCCCCAATTTGGGAAAAAAAGCAAGCCTACAGAGTCATTTATTTGAACTATCCCAAGCCAACCGCCTACATTCCTTACGACAATGAACGTACTGGAAGTTATACCTACAGACTTTTCGGTACGTATGCACCAAGCAAAAAAGAGAAAGATGGACATGTGAGGACTTTGGATTTTTCTGAGTTGGCAGCTTTGAGCTACAACGAAAGCGAGTCCCTTAGCTATCCTTTGCTGGGCGTGTTGCGCCTCGATGTGGACAACCTTGGGGCTCTCTTCGAAATAGGCTTAGGCGAAAAGGCATCGGTGTTGCACACGGCGTCTCTTAGCCGCGAACTAGCGTTTTTCTTCAGCCACTACATCAATTATTTGGCAGAACAGTTTCAGATATATGTGCTCTATGCTGGTGGCGATGATGCTTTTGTTGTGGGTTCGTGGTACAACATCTTGCATTTTGCTGATGAGCTGCGCCAGCGTTTTTCTGCTTTCTGTGTCGAAAACAAAAACTTGACCTTCAGTGCTGGCATTTTCTTCTGCCACGACCATTTTCCAGTGCCCAAATTTGCCGAATTGGCTGCCGAAGCCGAAGAAGCAGCCAAAGGTATGTATGCCTTACGCCAAAAGAACTGCCACACCAATGCCAAGAATGCCGTGTCGGTCTTTGGGGTAGTAATGGGCTGGGGGCTTTATTCCCAAATGCTGAAATTTGCCGGCACCTTGCTGAAGCATACTGCCACTCAGGAAGAAGGCGATACAAAAGAGGGGAAGATAAGCCGCTCGATGGTACACCGTATTCTTCGAATCATCAAAGTTTCTTTCAAAAACCAACAAGAGGTGGATGTGATGGAACTGCGGCGCAGCATGGTAGGCTTGCATTATTGGTTTGCTCGCAGAGGCTATACCCACGAGGTAATAGAAAAAGCCGAATTGGAGGTGGTGAAAGAGGTCATCAAAGTGATACTGCAGGCATTCTCAGAAAAGCCCGCATCCCCGAAGGATATGTTGCTGCGTGCTTACATCTTACCCACTTCTTATGTGCTAATCAAAACACGTAAACTCAAGAACTGA
- a CDS encoding TM1812 family CRISPR-associated protein codes for MGATDQKQTPLYFLSFLGTGDYVDCRYVFEKGSALEFCSPSVKYTQEAVLLRMLKREVEVGKIVIFLTSEARSKNWEGEGKLKKRLQDIGYDASKIKEVDVPNGFDRAQLLGIFEKFIEAVEPGSPIIMDVTHAFRSLPLLSITSLNYLKSLKNVEIKGIYYGAFEALGSPKEVREMPPEKRKVEMIDLLVLNTLQEWAAAVRALVQYGNPDYLITLTKEEIKPILAQPNGPDKVAAKLRRVVNFIEQAFEAVRFVRLQNIYEMKGADKANEVLEQVLNEKEVLPPLRPVLKELKSLIGNLKPNSLDNAWVVLDWCSKYQWYAIGVNLLYEHVLSVILHAHGKNYSEKHFREHLSKAFHIKCKGIKEENWDIKDEYKDLIKEMLAWEELNKKELLDWYAKKLSDLRNDIQHAGMRENPRSPDTIKQFDEYLKTAKNYLKKEK; via the coding sequence ATGGGAGCTACTGACCAAAAGCAAACACCTCTGTATTTCCTTTCGTTTTTGGGCACAGGCGATTATGTGGATTGCCGTTATGTTTTCGAAAAGGGTAGTGCATTAGAGTTCTGTTCTCCCTCGGTAAAATACACCCAAGAGGCAGTGCTGCTGCGTATGTTGAAGCGTGAAGTAGAGGTAGGCAAAATCGTAATTTTCTTGACCTCCGAGGCACGCAGCAAAAACTGGGAAGGAGAAGGCAAGCTAAAAAAACGCTTGCAAGACATAGGTTATGATGCATCGAAGATAAAAGAAGTGGATGTGCCAAATGGATTTGATCGTGCTCAGCTACTGGGTATCTTTGAAAAATTCATAGAGGCGGTGGAGCCGGGCAGCCCCATCATTATGGATGTAACCCATGCTTTCCGCTCTTTGCCGCTGCTTTCTATTACTTCGCTCAACTATTTGAAATCTTTGAAAAACGTAGAAATAAAAGGCATTTACTATGGTGCCTTTGAAGCATTAGGTTCGCCAAAGGAAGTGAGAGAGATGCCCCCTGAAAAGAGAAAAGTAGAGATGATTGACTTGTTGGTATTGAACACTTTGCAGGAGTGGGCAGCCGCGGTACGTGCTTTGGTGCAGTATGGTAATCCAGATTATTTGATAACTCTTACCAAAGAGGAGATTAAGCCCATCTTGGCTCAACCCAATGGGCCGGATAAGGTAGCTGCTAAACTACGGCGAGTAGTCAATTTTATAGAACAAGCCTTTGAAGCAGTACGCTTTGTGCGTCTGCAAAACATATACGAAATGAAGGGGGCAGACAAAGCTAACGAGGTGCTGGAGCAGGTGCTCAACGAAAAAGAGGTATTGCCTCCCCTGCGTCCTGTGCTTAAAGAACTGAAAAGCTTGATAGGCAATTTAAAGCCAAACAGCTTGGACAACGCTTGGGTGGTGCTGGATTGGTGCTCGAAATACCAGTGGTATGCCATTGGGGTAAATTTGCTATACGAGCATGTTTTGTCAGTGATATTGCATGCACACGGTAAAAACTACAGTGAAAAGCACTTTAGAGAGCATTTATCGAAGGCGTTTCATATCAAGTGTAAAGGAATAAAAGAAGAAAATTGGGACATTAAGGATGAATATAAAGACTTGATAAAAGAGATGCTTGCGTGGGAAGAACTCAATAAAAAAGAGCTGCTTGATTGGTACGCAAAAAAGCTGTCTGACTTACGCAATGATATACAGCATGCCGGTATGCGTGAAAACCCCCGAAGCCCTGATACGATTAAACAGTTCGACGAGTACCTAAAGACAGCAAAAAACTATCTGAAAAAAGAAAAGTAG
- a CDS encoding thiolase family protein, giving the protein MNAYIVAGYRTAVGKAKKGGFRFMRPDDLAAKVIKHLVGSVPALDPKRIDDVIVGCAIPEAEQGMQMGRMISLLSLPIDVPGFVLNRYCGSGLEAIALAAQRIHSGQADCIVAGGAESMSLVPMMGWKTALNYEIASAHADYYLSMGLTAEQVAKDYNISREDQDRFSYESHQKAAKAIESALFKDEIVPVEVEEVYVDEKGKKQKRSWVVDTDEGPRKDTSLEALAKLPPVFAANGCVTAGNSSQTSDGAAFVLVMSEKMVNELGLKPIARMLSYAAAGVEPRIMGIGPVAAVPKALQKAGLKLSDIEQIELNEAFAAQSLAVIRALDLNPDIVNVNGGAIALGHPLGCTGAKLTVQLLNEMRRRKQKYGMVTACVGGGQGVAGIYELLN; this is encoded by the coding sequence ATGAACGCATATATTGTAGCAGGCTATCGTACCGCAGTAGGTAAAGCCAAAAAAGGCGGGTTTCGCTTTATGCGCCCCGATGACTTGGCTGCCAAAGTCATTAAACATTTGGTGGGTTCTGTGCCTGCCCTCGACCCCAAGCGCATCGACGACGTGATTGTGGGCTGCGCCATTCCCGAAGCAGAGCAAGGCATGCAAATGGGACGTATGATTTCGCTCTTGTCTTTGCCTATTGATGTGCCCGGTTTTGTGTTGAACCGCTACTGCGGCTCTGGCTTGGAGGCAATCGCTTTGGCAGCTCAGCGCATCCATTCCGGACAAGCCGACTGCATCGTAGCTGGGGGGGCGGAATCTATGTCATTGGTGCCCATGATGGGCTGGAAAACCGCCCTTAACTATGAAATAGCTTCGGCACATGCCGACTACTACCTGAGCATGGGTTTGACCGCCGAGCAAGTAGCTAAAGACTACAACATCTCGCGCGAAGACCAAGACCGCTTTTCTTACGAATCACACCAAAAAGCCGCCAAAGCTATAGAAAGCGCTTTGTTCAAAGATGAAATAGTGCCCGTAGAGGTAGAAGAGGTGTATGTAGATGAAAAAGGCAAGAAGCAAAAACGCAGCTGGGTGGTAGATACCGACGAAGGACCGCGCAAAGACACCAGCTTGGAAGCCTTAGCGAAGCTGCCACCGGTCTTCGCTGCTAACGGTTGTGTAACTGCCGGCAACTCGTCGCAGACCTCCGATGGTGCCGCTTTTGTGTTGGTGATGTCTGAAAAGATGGTGAATGAGCTGGGCTTGAAACCCATTGCCCGCATGCTCTCGTATGCGGCAGCAGGCGTAGAGCCGCGCATCATGGGGATTGGTCCGGTGGCTGCCGTACCCAAAGCCTTGCAAAAAGCCGGCTTAAAACTCAGCGACATCGAGCAAATAGAACTGAATGAAGCCTTTGCTGCGCAGTCGTTGGCAGTAATCCGTGCTTTGGACCTCAACCCCGACATTGTGAACGTGAATGGGGGGGCTATTGCTTTGGGGCACCCCTTAGGTTGCACTGGTGCTAAATTGACCGTGCAGCTGTTGAACGAAATGCGTCGCCGCAAGCAGAAATACGGCATGGTTACTGCCTGCGTGGGCGGTGGGCAGGGAGTGGCTGGCATCTATGAGTTGTTGAATTAG